Within the Telopea speciosissima isolate NSW1024214 ecotype Mountain lineage chromosome 4, Tspe_v1, whole genome shotgun sequence genome, the region GGCCACTTGACCTCCTGCCTGCTTCAATCTCTGCTCCTCCTGAACCAGCTTACTTTAAAGCGTATTCAGATCCTGATCATTGTCATTCATGTTGCGATGGATCTTGAATGGTTCAAATTTATCAGGGAGTGATTGCAGAATCATCTCAATAAGGAATGGTTCATTCATCTTCTGGTTCAGCTTTTCAAGTTCTACAGCTAAATTTACCATTTCACAGACATGCTGGCCTATGCCACTGCTGCCATTGTATTTCATGGACACTAATTTTTCCATAAGAGTGCCTACAAGTGACTTGTCTGCTAAAGCAAACCGCTTTTCAACATTTGTCAGATACGTCTTTGCATCGTCAGACTCAGGGATCGATCCTTTAATGGTTTTGCCAATGGTCTTCTTGATGAACAAAAGGCACAGATGGTTCGATCGGGTCCATTTCTTATGAAGAGCTTTCTCAGCTGGTGTACTATCATCGGTGAGATCAGCAGGTTTTGTAATGCGGAAGCAATAGTCATGATTAACGACAGCTAGGTAGTAAATCAACTCCTCACGTCAATCTGGGTAGTTGGAGCCATTGAAGATAGGGACGGTATTAGGCACTGTCATAGATGATATACCCTCTAAAATGGAACATAATACACGCTTACTATCTGTAATGCTTTGAATTTTAATAGTACTAGAAAGAGCAACCTATTGCATCATTACAATCTATCCTTCGGGATCAAGAAAGTAACACGCTAGTGGTTCACTTAAAAGGTATTGGAAGTCACCCATAGGATCAAAAATCTATCTACACAACCAAGCAGTGATGTGTGCCTTTGGACA harbors:
- the LOC122659257 gene encoding uncharacterized protein LOC122659257: MADAQAIGSFSSVNAVVNHDYCFRITKPADLTDDSTPAEKALHKKWTRSNHLCLLFIKKTIGKTIKGSIPESDDAKTYLTNVEKRFALADKSLVGTLMEKLVSMKYNGSSGIGQHVCEMVNLAVELEKLNQKMNEPFLIEMILQSLPDKFEPFKIHRNMNDNDQDLNTL